The following are from one region of the Candidatus Bathyarchaeia archaeon genome:
- a CDS encoding glycosyltransferase, whose product MESTNLRISIIVTCLNAAETIGECIRSLTSQNYPNIEVILVDAGSTDGTTSQALKASGNRGNFKLIVDKSASTPARGRNVGANAARGDFLAFTDSDCIAEPNWISALVNPENWKENVGAVGGKTVFTDIPNERGMLSALHGALGTRLGSAGSIEFFEGDRPVNAKSLPSCNAMYSSKVFRQSGGFDETLRYCEDSCLNARIRRGGLRLTYTPTAVVHHRHRNSIGQFVRWMFDYGTGRGVAMKRDRGAITFPTLLIVPVSLAILALAIWRVLPLDVLLMSMLALYLAIDIAASLAKTRKPQEETLFYAASYPLIHFSYLAGLTRGLVRRRRGDLTYPSSVPHI is encoded by the coding sequence TTGGAGTCAACTAATCTTCGGATATCAATCATAGTAACATGTCTCAATGCAGCAGAGACTATTGGTGAATGCATTCGATCTCTAACCTCACAAAACTACCCCAACATCGAAGTGATCCTCGTTGATGCTGGATCAACGGACGGAACCACGTCGCAAGCGTTAAAGGCTTCAGGCAACCGCGGCAATTTCAAACTAATAGTAGACAAATCTGCCTCGACACCGGCCAGAGGCCGAAACGTCGGCGCGAACGCTGCTCGCGGCGATTTTCTTGCTTTTACAGACTCTGATTGTATCGCCGAACCCAACTGGATAAGCGCCCTTGTCAATCCCGAGAACTGGAAAGAAAACGTGGGTGCAGTAGGAGGAAAGACAGTCTTTACCGACATTCCCAACGAGAGAGGTATGCTAAGCGCCTTGCATGGCGCACTTGGAACTCGGTTAGGGAGTGCAGGATCGATCGAGTTCTTCGAGGGCGACCGGCCTGTCAATGCTAAGAGCCTGCCCTCCTGCAACGCCATGTACTCATCGAAGGTTTTCAGACAATCGGGCGGTTTCGATGAAACACTAAGATACTGTGAAGATTCATGCCTCAACGCGCGCATCCGTCGTGGGGGATTGAGGCTCACATACACTCCAACAGCAGTCGTACATCATAGGCACCGAAACTCAATCGGCCAATTCGTGCGGTGGATGTTCGACTATGGAACGGGAAGAGGAGTCGCCATGAAAAGAGATCGTGGGGCGATCACTTTTCCCACCCTCTTGATCGTACCAGTATCACTGGCCATCCTTGCTCTAGCAATTTGGCGGGTGCTTCCTCTCGACGTACTACTGATGTCAATGTTGGCACTGTACTTAGCGATTGACATTGCAGCCTCGCTTGCCAAGACAAGGAAACCGCAAGAAGAAACGCTCTTCTATGCAGCTTCCTACCCTTTGATCCATTTTTCGTATCTTGCTGGGCTTACCAGAGGACTAGTTCGGCGAAGACGGGGGGATTTGACCTACCCGTCCTCGGTTCCCCACATTTGA
- a CDS encoding glycosyltransferase family 2 protein, whose protein sequence is MRVSIVIPALNEEESIGRVLDQIPFDRLPETEVIVVDNGSHDGTAKVAVNKGARVIFEPHKGYGVATRKGLSEAKGDIVVTMDADGGHWPGDLPKMVRPVDVGSHLAALGVRIHSYPHGMRIRRFLGNVLLARFFNTLYKERLSDVQCGFRAIHRNALSMLKLTEDGMQFTTELLIELKEKGISILPVQVEQMATKRSHLKEVQDFAKHVTLMLRRFPGVRSVRNLEAP, encoded by the coding sequence GTGAGGGTCTCAATAGTCATTCCGGCGCTTAATGAAGAGGAAAGCATTGGCAGAGTATTGGACCAGATTCCCTTTGATCGATTGCCAGAAACCGAGGTAATTGTTGTTGATAATGGGTCGCACGATGGCACAGCCAAGGTAGCCGTTAACAAAGGCGCGCGAGTAATCTTTGAGCCTCACAAAGGATACGGGGTAGCCACTCGAAAGGGCCTCTCGGAAGCGAAGGGAGACATCGTTGTCACAATGGATGCGGACGGTGGCCATTGGCCCGGAGATCTTCCCAAAATGGTGCGACCGGTTGACGTTGGATCTCACTTGGCCGCTCTCGGAGTTCGAATCCATAGTTATCCTCACGGGATGAGAATAAGGCGATTTCTAGGAAACGTACTGCTAGCCAGATTCTTCAATACCCTCTACAAAGAACGCCTAAGCGATGTTCAATGTGGATTCAGAGCAATCCATCGGAACGCTCTTTCCATGTTGAAGTTGACCGAGGATGGAATGCAGTTCACGACAGAACTGCTCATTGAGCTTAAGGAAAAGGGGATCTCGATCCTTCCCGTTCAAGTTGAACAGATGGCGACGAAACGAAGCCATCTCAAGGAAGTTCAAGACTTCGCAAAGCACGTTACTCTAATGCTCAGACGTTTCCCAGGTGTCCGATCAGTCCGGAACCTGGAAGCGCCCTAA
- a CDS encoding glycosyltransferase family 2 protein, with product MLEPWVIVAAISLAFSIPVLLSSYYTMILFISSLRYPGFLQDLSSSIESFPLVSVLIASYNEKFVIGRTLDAIKSLDYPAGKLLVIVADDSTDETGSLIDKKLEELNSSGISGLVSRRTNREGFKSAALNHAAPLLRGEYVLLLDADSTVTPGTLSRGLGAFRLDPGIAFVSFRVGHYNREQNVITRLFAISLDQGDTVVKMGSYALNAPFSFQGGFTLISLAVLRQVGFWTNDSIVDDADLSCRIYAAGWRGIYLSNVKVFGEDPPSLEVWKKQTARVAQGWTKCARSNFRKILGSIHLTPWRRIALLLFLLGPFSALSWIVVTFVSAIGLVLGFSAPANSIFTSPAYVAIVTLPLAAFFLSGAYALHVQKIMTPKNLLLLPLLSYASSSMTTAICIGFLQGIRGRTGFFFRTPKSGVESGEISRQYFRDVQHDRIAIAEAVLAILAIGISVIVLLEGVWVLFLSLAGFGVLTLKSMNLSRSLRASSEKKGD from the coding sequence GTGCTGGAGCCTTGGGTCATAGTCGCGGCGATTTCGCTGGCTTTCAGCATTCCAGTTCTGTTGTCGTCTTACTACACAATGATCCTATTCATCAGCTCGCTTCGATATCCAGGATTCTTGCAAGATCTTAGCTCTTCGATTGAGAGCTTTCCTCTCGTTTCCGTTCTGATCGCTTCGTACAACGAGAAGTTCGTGATTGGGCGAACCCTTGATGCAATCAAGAGCCTGGACTATCCCGCGGGAAAGCTTCTGGTCATCGTCGCTGACGACTCGACAGACGAGACAGGTAGCTTGATAGACAAGAAGCTAGAAGAGCTGAATTCTTCTGGCATTTCCGGTCTCGTGTCAAGACGAACCAATAGGGAGGGGTTCAAGAGCGCCGCGCTGAACCATGCTGCTCCTCTGTTGAGAGGCGAATACGTGCTTCTCTTGGATGCGGATTCGACGGTCACACCTGGAACTCTGTCGAGAGGACTAGGGGCTTTCCGACTTGACCCCGGGATAGCATTCGTCTCGTTCCGTGTGGGGCACTATAACCGAGAACAGAACGTGATCACTAGATTGTTTGCTATCTCTCTAGACCAAGGGGACACGGTTGTCAAAATGGGCTCATACGCTCTCAACGCTCCGTTCTCATTTCAAGGAGGCTTTACATTGATATCGCTAGCCGTTCTCCGCCAGGTCGGGTTTTGGACCAACGACTCGATAGTGGACGACGCAGACCTATCATGCAGGATATACGCTGCAGGATGGCGAGGCATCTATCTGAGCAATGTGAAGGTCTTTGGTGAAGACCCTCCGAGCCTGGAGGTTTGGAAGAAACAGACTGCAAGAGTGGCGCAGGGCTGGACCAAGTGTGCTAGGTCAAACTTCCGGAAGATCCTTGGATCCATCCACCTCACTCCTTGGAGAAGGATTGCCTTGCTGCTATTCCTTCTCGGACCATTCTCAGCGCTCAGTTGGATAGTTGTCACCTTTGTCTCCGCGATTGGACTTGTCCTCGGATTCAGCGCGCCTGCAAACTCGATATTCACAAGCCCTGCCTACGTTGCTATAGTCACGTTGCCATTGGCCGCCTTCTTTCTCTCGGGAGCCTACGCGCTCCACGTGCAAAAGATAATGACCCCGAAAAATCTACTTCTCCTCCCGCTTCTTTCCTACGCAAGCTCGTCCATGACCACAGCTATCTGTATCGGCTTCCTGCAAGGAATCAGGGGAAGAACAGGCTTCTTCTTCCGAACACCAAAAAGCGGAGTCGAGAGTGGCGAAATAAGCAGACAGTATTTTCGAGATGTCCAACATGATAGAATCGCAATTGCCGAGGCAGTCTTGGCGATTCTTGCGATAGGCATTAGCGTAATAGTGCTGCTGGAGGGTGTCTGGGTGCTCTTTCTCTCATTGGCTGGATTCGGAGTCCTCACGCTGAAATCGATGAACCTCTCAAGGAGCCTCAGAGCAAGTTCTGAAAAAAAAGGCGATTAA
- the hsp20 gene encoding archaeal heat shock protein Hsp20 produces the protein MAHSRDSTRKKRTRRSGWWFDIFEEMDRMDRLMDEMMRKAVEMPKASEGPQPFVYGFSMSVGEDGKPVIREFGNVEPTSRGPLLKEEREPLVDVLQEGNEVVVVTELPGVEKEHIKLESTDRALKIAVESAKRRYFKELELPHLVDPRTAKATYKNGVLEVRFKKSDEKKPTRAIQVE, from the coding sequence ATGGCTCACAGTAGAGACTCGACCAGAAAGAAACGGACCCGGCGGTCTGGATGGTGGTTCGACATCTTCGAGGAAATGGACCGAATGGATCGTCTGATGGACGAGATGATGAGGAAAGCGGTAGAAATGCCCAAGGCGAGTGAGGGACCCCAGCCCTTCGTATACGGCTTCTCAATGTCTGTTGGAGAAGATGGTAAGCCAGTAATCAGAGAGTTTGGAAATGTGGAGCCCACCTCTCGAGGGCCGCTTCTAAAGGAAGAACGAGAACCACTCGTGGATGTATTGCAGGAAGGTAACGAAGTGGTCGTTGTGACGGAACTGCCGGGAGTAGAGAAGGAGCACATCAAGCTCGAGTCGACAGACAGGGCGCTGAAGATAGCAGTAGAATCAGCCAAGAGACGCTATTTCAAGGAGCTCGAACTACCCCACCTAGTTGATCCAAGAACCGCAAAGGCAACGTACAAGAACGGGGTTCTAGAAGTTCGATTCAAAAAGAGCGACGAAAAAAAACCTACGAGAGCTATTCAAGTCGAATAG
- a CDS encoding 50S ribosomal protein L30, with product MAEPAKQPVILAVRIRGTATDNPDIRKTMETLQLESTFRARLLESSPSTLGMLRTAKNLVAWGQVNPEVLEVLLRKRAERDGNMEFDDEFAKVFFKKESIADLAKSIVAGEIGIKDLTRSGVKPRFRLHPPKGGFKRSTRRAATDGGELGYRGEDINRLVRRMI from the coding sequence GTGGCAGAGCCGGCGAAGCAACCCGTTATCCTCGCGGTCCGCATCCGCGGAACAGCAACCGATAACCCCGACATTCGGAAAACGATGGAAACCTTGCAATTGGAGAGCACATTCCGTGCGCGTCTTCTAGAGAGCAGCCCCTCGACCCTGGGCATGTTGCGCACAGCCAAGAACTTGGTCGCGTGGGGACAGGTTAACCCAGAGGTATTGGAGGTCTTGTTGCGGAAAAGGGCCGAGAGAGACGGGAACATGGAATTCGACGATGAATTTGCCAAGGTGTTCTTCAAAAAAGAAAGCATTGCGGACCTTGCCAAGTCGATTGTCGCCGGAGAGATCGGAATCAAAGACCTCACGCGCTCAGGCGTGAAACCAAGATTCAGACTTCACCCTCCAAAAGGAGGGTTCAAACGGAGCACTAGGCGAGCCGCGACTGATGGGGGAGAGCTTGGCTATAGAGGCGAAGACATCAATCGTCTCGTCCGGCGAATGATCTAG
- a CDS encoding 30S ribosomal protein S5, translating to MSQRPYQGGGQRPGQEVGWVPKTKLGKLVQAGEIVSMEEIFTQGMRIKEPEIVDTLLPNIQQEVLGIGFVQKQTDAGERSRFRAIVAVGNGDGYIGVGEGKARQVRTAIDKGTIQAKLNVVPVRRGCGSWECRCGRNHTVPFTVVGKCGSVRVEVLPSPRGLGLVAGEIPKQVLRLAGVKDCWTRTYGSTSTLTSSALAVFDALVQTYNVVTQQDWVA from the coding sequence ATGAGCCAGCGACCATACCAGGGAGGTGGTCAGCGACCGGGCCAGGAAGTCGGATGGGTTCCAAAGACAAAGCTTGGAAAGCTCGTACAGGCAGGCGAGATCGTTTCAATGGAGGAGATATTCACGCAGGGAATGAGGATCAAAGAGCCTGAAATCGTCGATACCCTGCTACCTAACATCCAGCAGGAGGTCTTGGGTATTGGTTTCGTCCAGAAACAGACCGACGCCGGCGAAAGGTCTAGATTCCGAGCCATAGTAGCAGTCGGAAACGGAGACGGTTACATCGGCGTTGGAGAAGGAAAGGCTCGGCAGGTTCGCACCGCCATCGACAAGGGAACGATACAGGCAAAGCTGAACGTTGTCCCGGTACGCCGCGGATGTGGAAGCTGGGAATGTCGTTGCGGCAGAAATCACACGGTACCATTCACCGTTGTCGGGAAGTGTGGAAGCGTACGAGTGGAAGTTCTCCCGAGTCCTAGAGGACTAGGACTTGTAGCCGGAGAGATACCGAAGCAGGTCCTGAGACTCGCGGGGGTCAAGGACTGCTGGACCCGAACATACGGGTCCACTTCGACTCTCACCTCTTCCGCGCTCGCAGTGTTCGATGCCTTGGTGCAAACCTACAATGTTGTGACCCAGCAGGACTGGGTGGCATAA
- a CDS encoding 50S ribosomal protein L18: MADGPRYSVPFRRRREGRTDYKLRRALVRSGKPRAVVRVTNKYVYVQITDAELRGDVVRAAASSKELAKMGWKGATGNIPSAYLTGALAARRALAKGVKEAVLDIGLKSSTKGSKLFAVLKGLSDGGLEVPHSDGPLPAKERIGGAHISEYAKKLSGETDLYRKTFSGYLKRGLRPEELSNHFEQVRQQIQTAATEANA, from the coding sequence ATGGCTGACGGCCCGAGATATTCAGTTCCGTTCAGGCGCAGACGAGAAGGTAGAACAGACTACAAGCTCCGAAGGGCCCTCGTCCGGTCAGGAAAACCGAGAGCTGTTGTTCGGGTAACCAACAAATATGTTTACGTCCAGATAACAGATGCCGAGCTCCGCGGGGATGTCGTCCGAGCCGCCGCATCCTCCAAGGAACTCGCCAAGATGGGATGGAAAGGAGCGACAGGAAATATTCCGTCAGCCTACCTCACAGGTGCGCTAGCGGCGCGTCGGGCCTTGGCGAAAGGTGTCAAGGAAGCCGTGCTTGACATCGGCTTGAAGTCTTCGACGAAAGGTTCTAAGTTGTTTGCCGTTTTGAAGGGTCTCTCGGACGGAGGCCTCGAAGTTCCACACTCCGATGGTCCTCTACCTGCAAAGGAAAGGATTGGAGGGGCTCACATTTCCGAATATGCAAAGAAGCTTTCCGGTGAAACAGACCTCTACCGCAAAACGTTCAGCGGCTATCTGAAGCGCGGTCTGAGGCCTGAAGAACTCTCCAACCACTTCGAACAGGTAAGACAACAAATCCAAACCGCCGCGACGGAGGCGAACGCATGA
- a CDS encoding 50S ribosomal protein L19e: MSLKSQRRLAASLLGSGQTRIWIDPEETTRVESAITRQEVKSLIDSGRIQLLQKKGVSRGRHRMKSGRRKKAGSRKGGQKPGKEAWVLKIRAIRRHLRFLRDKRQLAPASYKLLLGMSKGGAFRSRSHVDEYVKAHQLQRNR, translated from the coding sequence GTGAGCCTCAAAAGTCAGAGACGGCTCGCGGCAAGTCTTCTCGGCTCTGGCCAGACCAGAATCTGGATAGACCCTGAAGAAACGACCAGGGTTGAATCTGCAATCACGCGTCAGGAGGTCAAGTCGCTCATCGATAGCGGCAGAATACAATTGCTTCAGAAGAAAGGGGTTAGCAGAGGCCGCCACCGAATGAAATCGGGCCGACGGAAGAAAGCTGGTAGCCGAAAGGGTGGGCAGAAGCCAGGCAAGGAAGCTTGGGTCCTCAAGATAAGGGCAATCCGACGGCATCTTCGATTCTTGAGGGACAAGAGACAGTTGGCCCCTGCCAGCTACAAGCTCCTGCTGGGAATGTCCAAAGGAGGGGCGTTCCGAAGCCGCTCGCACGTCGATGAGTATGTAAAGGCCCATCAGCTTCAGAGGAATCGCTAG
- a CDS encoding 50S ribosomal protein L32e, with protein MANNSKPAFNRQESWRYKRVKPAWRRARGVTSKIRKEEAGWPAKVKVGYGTAAATRGLHPRGLKERLIHQMSELEGLDPKIHIIRLSARIGERKRLVLLDEIRHRNFHIANPGKEEEKPVTAEEPIEEASSSEQIQIPSAQTEAEEAAEEDPLPGTKKASMKRDASQEEEDK; from the coding sequence ATGGCGAATAATAGCAAGCCCGCGTTCAACCGGCAAGAAAGCTGGCGGTACAAGCGAGTCAAGCCTGCATGGAGGCGAGCCCGCGGAGTCACAAGCAAGATCCGAAAGGAAGAAGCAGGCTGGCCTGCCAAGGTCAAGGTAGGCTACGGGACGGCAGCAGCAACCAGAGGTCTGCACCCGCGCGGCCTAAAGGAACGCCTTATCCATCAAATGTCAGAGCTCGAGGGACTAGACCCGAAGATCCACATCATCAGACTCTCAGCTCGAATCGGAGAACGGAAGAGACTAGTTTTGCTGGACGAGATACGACATCGAAACTTCCACATCGCCAACCCGGGCAAGGAAGAAGAGAAACCCGTCACAGCTGAAGAGCCGATCGAAGAGGCTTCAAGTTCGGAACAAATTCAAATCCCCTCCGCACAAACAGAGGCAGAGGAAGCCGCCGAGGAAGATCCTCTGCCGGGGACGAAGAAAGCGTCAATGAAGCGAGACGCTAGCCAGGAGGAGGAAGACAAGTGA
- a CDS encoding 50S ribosomal protein L6: MARFETLQRTIQVPDGVTTEVNGKTVKVKGPLGTLQEDLSHLPVAITQTGREIQVSVTWPRKREIGMLGTAAAHIRNMIRGVTKGYRYNLRTVYAHFPVTVKVDEKARALKVENFTGEKTPRSAQILDGVKVSVKGDDITVDGIDIKAVSQTAANIQNSTKIKKKDLRVFLDGIYIDTKTSLETPAGPAKVK, encoded by the coding sequence ATGGCGCGTTTCGAAACCCTACAACGCACGATTCAGGTTCCGGACGGAGTTACAACGGAAGTTAACGGGAAAACCGTGAAGGTCAAGGGTCCTCTCGGGACTCTCCAAGAGGATCTATCCCATCTGCCAGTAGCGATCACCCAGACTGGTCGAGAGATCCAGGTTTCGGTCACCTGGCCTCGTAAGCGAGAGATTGGCATGCTTGGAACGGCAGCGGCCCACATCCGAAACATGATCAGAGGCGTCACGAAGGGATATCGGTACAATCTCAGAACCGTGTACGCTCACTTTCCAGTCACCGTTAAGGTAGACGAAAAGGCCAGAGCGCTCAAAGTCGAGAATTTCACTGGAGAAAAGACACCGCGATCAGCTCAGATACTGGACGGCGTCAAGGTTTCGGTCAAGGGAGACGATATTACAGTGGATGGAATCGACATCAAAGCCGTAAGTCAGACCGCCGCTAACATACAGAACTCGACAAAGATCAAGAAGAAGGATCTCCGAGTCTTCCTAGACGGAATTTACATCGACACAAAGACCAGTCTCGAGACACCTGCCGGACCAGCGAAGGTCAAGTAA
- a CDS encoding 30S ribosomal protein S8 encodes MEPISNMFSAILNNERRHKHDCIVYPASKLMGQVLRVMQKYGYVGEFEFVDDGRGGKFKIQLLGRVNNCGSVRPRFSSTVTEYEKWGKRYLPSRDVGILIVTTPKGVVAHKEAREMASGGLLLGYVY; translated from the coding sequence ATGGAACCAATTTCAAACATGTTCTCAGCCATACTCAACAACGAGCGGAGGCACAAACACGACTGCATCGTATACCCCGCCTCGAAACTCATGGGACAAGTGCTGCGTGTGATGCAGAAATACGGCTACGTGGGCGAATTCGAGTTTGTAGATGACGGTCGCGGCGGAAAGTTCAAGATCCAGCTCCTAGGCAGGGTAAACAACTGCGGTAGCGTTCGACCCAGATTCTCTTCCACGGTAACAGAATACGAGAAATGGGGAAAACGATACCTCCCCTCGAGAGATGTCGGAATCCTGATCGTAACGACCCCGAAGGGTGTTGTCGCACACAAGGAAGCAAGGGAGATGGCATCCGGAGGCCTACTCCTCGGATACGTTTACTAG
- a CDS encoding 30S ribosomal protein S14, whose protein sequence is MAKIKPKKVRKYGKGARPCKRCGQYGPIVRKYGLNFCRQCFREVAVGLGFKKYM, encoded by the coding sequence ATGGCTAAGATAAAACCGAAGAAAGTCCGAAAATATGGAAAAGGCGCTCGACCGTGCAAACGCTGCGGTCAATATGGGCCCATAGTTAGAAAGTACGGGCTAAACTTCTGCCGACAGTGCTTTAGAGAAGTCGCAGTCGGCCTCGGATTCAAGAAGTACATGTGA
- a CDS encoding 50S ribosomal protein L5 codes for MQAAETVTKTNPLLNIRIEKVTINIATGKSGEPLEKAKKVLNQLTNKTPTTKLAKKAIKDWGIRKGEPIATVVTLRREEAGQFLTRALDAVSNKVNDSCFDDYGNFSFGIKEHIEIPGTRYVPELGIFGATVHVTLERPGYRLRRRSIRPAKIGKNHYVSKKEAIQFIQENFRTQVGS; via the coding sequence ATGCAAGCTGCTGAGACCGTTACTAAGACAAATCCGCTCTTGAACATCAGAATCGAAAAAGTCACGATCAACATCGCCACAGGAAAATCCGGAGAGCCATTGGAGAAGGCAAAGAAAGTGCTCAACCAATTGACAAATAAGACCCCAACCACCAAACTTGCGAAGAAGGCAATCAAGGACTGGGGAATACGCAAAGGCGAACCCATAGCCACTGTTGTAACACTCCGGCGGGAAGAGGCCGGCCAATTTCTCACGCGAGCCCTTGATGCAGTTTCGAACAAAGTCAACGATTCCTGCTTTGACGACTACGGTAATTTTTCGTTTGGAATCAAAGAACACATCGAAATACCAGGTACTAGATATGTGCCGGAGCTGGGTATCTTTGGCGCCACCGTCCACGTGACCCTAGAACGACCAGGCTACAGGTTGAGACGGCGCTCGATCCGACCAGCGAAAATTGGGAAGAATCATTATGTCTCAAAGAAGGAAGCGATCCAGTTCATCCAGGAAAACTTCAGAACACAGGTAGGAAGTTGA
- a CDS encoding 30S ribosomal protein S4e has product MARKFGPRQLKREPSPGFWPIHRKEYTWAPRTKPGPHAREKSLPLIVIVRESLGLANIAKEAIKIISEGKVKVDGVVRRDRRFPVGLMDIVQIEGIPQIYRALPKPNRGLVLSPAQDKEVAYKICKIVGKQNVPGGKLQYSLHDGRTLLSSAKDMRPGAEELAVGGAIQLSFPVQKIVKYVPFQVGALGLVIDGRNQGYYGKITSITPGTYARRKIVRIETGAEGFETPAEYVIPIGTDSPLVTLEK; this is encoded by the coding sequence ATGGCTAGAAAATTCGGGCCCAGACAGCTAAAACGAGAACCCTCACCAGGCTTCTGGCCAATCCACCGGAAAGAATACACGTGGGCTCCCAGAACGAAACCGGGACCCCACGCGCGCGAAAAAAGTCTACCCCTGATAGTAATCGTTCGTGAGTCCCTTGGGCTTGCAAATATCGCCAAGGAGGCCATCAAGATCATAAGTGAGGGTAAAGTCAAGGTCGACGGCGTCGTCCGGCGTGATCGCCGTTTCCCCGTAGGGCTGATGGATATTGTCCAGATCGAAGGCATCCCACAGATTTACAGGGCGCTACCGAAGCCGAACAGAGGACTTGTCCTATCCCCGGCCCAGGACAAGGAAGTTGCGTACAAGATCTGCAAGATAGTCGGAAAACAGAACGTGCCGGGTGGAAAATTGCAATACAGTCTCCACGACGGAAGGACTCTGCTTTCTTCGGCGAAAGACATGAGGCCCGGTGCTGAGGAACTCGCAGTAGGAGGCGCCATCCAGCTGAGCTTTCCAGTACAAAAAATTGTAAAGTATGTTCCATTCCAAGTCGGAGCCCTCGGACTTGTCATCGATGGAAGAAACCAAGGATATTACGGAAAGATTACCTCAATCACCCCCGGGACCTACGCGCGCCGGAAAATCGTAAGAATAGAGACGGGAGCGGAAGGCTTCGAAACCCCAGCTGAGTACGTAATACCGATCGGAACTGACTCACCTCTCGTCACCTTGGAGAAGTGA
- the rplX gene encoding 50S ribosomal protein L24, whose protein sequence is MVTSKPSKQRKRFYNAPHHRRRRMLSARLSDDLTKNHRVRRLPVRSGDSVRVMRGDFAGLEGKVQRVDYSNGRIFVEGMAREKSAGVSSQLPVHVTKVRITNLNLSDKWRSGLLAERGKSREE, encoded by the coding sequence ATGGTTACATCCAAACCGTCCAAGCAAAGGAAGAGATTCTATAACGCTCCCCACCATCGCAGACGAAGAATGCTCTCCGCCCGCCTCTCCGACGATCTCACCAAGAACCATAGGGTCCGACGATTACCTGTGAGAAGTGGCGATAGCGTCCGCGTCATGAGAGGAGACTTCGCAGGGCTTGAAGGAAAAGTCCAGCGAGTAGACTATTCAAACGGCAGAATCTTCGTTGAAGGAATGGCCCGAGAGAAATCCGCAGGCGTCTCATCCCAGTTACCAGTTCATGTCACGAAAGTCCGTATAACAAACCTCAATCTCTCAGACAAGTGGCGCAGCGGACTGCTAGCTGAAAGAGGAAAATCCCGAGAGGAATAA
- a CDS encoding 50S ribosomal protein L14 — protein MIEYRPKVARGLPVGSRMTCADNTGAKELKLINVRGYHGRLRRVPAACVGDMVMITVMKGSPTLRKQVFPAVVVRQARAIRRPDGTRLSFEDNAAVIMTPEGELKGTEIRGPVAKEAAERWPRVANLASTVI, from the coding sequence ATGATAGAATATCGGCCTAAGGTCGCGCGAGGTCTGCCGGTTGGCTCACGGATGACATGCGCTGACAACACAGGCGCCAAGGAATTGAAGCTCATTAACGTCCGAGGCTATCACGGAAGACTTAGACGCGTCCCCGCCGCCTGCGTTGGAGACATGGTTATGATCACTGTAATGAAAGGCTCACCCACCCTCAGAAAACAAGTCTTTCCCGCTGTCGTCGTACGGCAGGCAAGAGCGATTCGGCGACCAGACGGGACGCGCTTAAGTTTTGAAGATAATGCCGCAGTCATCATGACTCCTGAGGGGGAGCTCAAGGGCACAGAGATCCGGGGGCCCGTGGCGAAGGAGGCTGCTGAGCGATGGCCAAGAGTCGCGAATCTAGCGAGCACCGTGATCTAG
- a CDS encoding 30S ribosomal protein S17, producing the protein MVVRNTGLDVKPPKTGCNDPLCPFHGHLSVRGRVFEGTVAGSRSPKTVSVERAYLHYYTKYSRYERRRSKTLAHNPPCISAAEGDKVTIAECRPLSKEVTFVVVEKTGGVA; encoded by the coding sequence ATGGTAGTCAGAAATACCGGGCTCGACGTCAAGCCTCCGAAAACGGGATGCAACGATCCACTGTGTCCGTTCCACGGACACCTCTCGGTCAGAGGAAGAGTCTTCGAAGGGACAGTCGCGGGCTCACGATCCCCCAAGACAGTCTCGGTCGAACGAGCTTACCTACACTACTATACAAAATACAGCAGATACGAAAGACGAAGAAGCAAAACACTCGCCCACAATCCGCCTTGCATCTCGGCTGCAGAAGGAGACAAGGTCACCATTGCAGAATGCAGGCCTCTGAGCAAAGAGGTCACCTTCGTTGTCGTTGAAAAGACTGGAGGCGTAGCCTAA
- a CDS encoding ribonuclease P protein subunit, with product MITPQNITAHEWIGLKVKIAKSTDPTIQGLEGVVRDETMNTFTIESKGKIRQVQKQKTTFRAELPTEKVEIDGSLLRFRPEDRVKKGLRKW from the coding sequence GTGATCACACCTCAGAATATTACTGCCCACGAATGGATCGGGCTCAAGGTCAAAATTGCAAAATCCACGGACCCAACCATCCAAGGACTAGAGGGCGTTGTGCGAGACGAGACGATGAACACATTCACCATAGAATCCAAGGGAAAAATCCGACAGGTCCAGAAACAAAAAACAACCTTCCGAGCTGAGCTGCCTACCGAGAAGGTGGAAATCGATGGATCTCTCCTGAGATTTCGGCCTGAGGATAGAGTGAAGAAGGGGCTGCGGAAATGGTAG